From the Helianthus annuus cultivar XRQ/B chromosome 17, HanXRQr2.0-SUNRISE, whole genome shotgun sequence genome, the window TATAGTGTAGTAGCGTATAGGTTCCATGTAGGTCTTGTATACGCCTATAGGCctacacgggacctaaaccacacctataggcctatacaagacATATATATACACCTTTAGAcatatacgggtgttatatcgtatcgtatagtagcgtatcgtgttgcatcgtatcgtatagtgtatagtataagtctcgtataggtgatgtatatgcctataggcctacacgggacctcaaccacacctataggcctatacgggacatatatatacacctatagacagtgttatatcgtatcgtataatagcgtatcgtgttgcattgtatcgtatagtgtatagtataagtctcgtataggtgaTGTATAtgcctatacgggacatatactacgctatatgatacgatatcacacttataggcttatacgaggtcaatacgtgacatatactacgctatacgatacgatatcacacttataggcttatacgaggctaattcgtgacctatactacacctatacgattcGATATAACCTTTAAAAAAAACCttcatatacgctgcgtataggtctatacgcagcgtatataaagggtcaaaaagacCGTTTAGCCCTTCATTTggggctatacgaagccaaatgcAAGGGTAAAAATGTcttttgaccctttatatacgctgcgtatgggtctatacgcagcgtatagtgggaaagaccattttacccctgcaTTTGGGGCTATACACAGCCATATGCAAGGGTAACATTGTCTTTTTGACACTTTATATATgttgcgtataggtctatacgcagcgtatataaagggtaatttttatttttaaccacaaacttgtggtaaAAATATactttttgaccctttatatacgctgcgtataggcctatacgcagcgtatataaagggtgaatttaaaaaaaatatatttttatgtatcgtatcgtatagtataagtctcgtataaacCTCGTATAAGTCTCATATATTTCTTGTATctgcctataggcctatacgtgaCCTCTACTATAGTgtcgtatcgtattgtatcgtatcgtatagtgtatagtataaggctcgtataggttccatgtaggtcttgtatatgcctatacgcctacacgggacctaaaccacacctatattCCTATATGggacatatatacacctatagacctatacaggtgttatatcgtatcgtatagtagcgtatcgtgttgaatcgtatcgtatagtgtatagtataagtctcgtataggttccatgttggtcttgtatatgcctataagCCTACACGgtacctaaaccacacctataggcctatacgagacatatatacacctatagacctatacgggtgttatatcgtatcgtataataGCGTATCATGTTGCATCGTATTGTATAGTGTAGTAGCGTATAGGTTCCATGTAGGTCTTGCATAGGTTCTATGTAGGTCTTGTATACACCTATAGGCctacacgggacctaaaccacacctataggcctatacgggacatatatatacacctatagaccAGTGGCGGAGTAGTAGCGTATGgtgttgcatcgtatcgtataatatatttgtattatttaccaacaatattgtttttttataaataattttcttttttaatttttataattcataatagttgtattatttttaatttttataatttatatttgtattatttaccaataatattgttttttgtaaatatttttcttttttagttCTTATAATTAATAgtagttgtattatttttaatttttataatttatatttgtattatttaccaataatattgtttttttataaataattttcttttttaatttctataatttataatagttgtatttttttataatttatatttgtattatttaccaataatattgttttttataaataattttctttttctataaataaacaaaggaatacataaaaaatacaaaaattgagttttatatacgctgcgtataggtccatacgcagcgtatataaaccattgttttctgtgcaatgattggtgaTAAGGCTCTGAAATCCATGTTTTATATATGCTGAGTATAGGTCTATACGCTgtgtattgaccaatacgctgcgtaggtaaaccctaagtgtgcagatagGCAAAGATGGTGTGCAAGATAGTTAGAGCCATACATAATGGTAATACATTGCCGATAAACTAATTATTATGACTGCAAATGTTACATGCCGTTTCCGATTGCTTCGAAAGGTTTCCACCCATTGCGCATTGTTTACTCGAGCATTTGCTTTCACATATACCAGTCGAATAATCAATTTCATCAGCTAGCCCAAAGTGAATCAATTCAATTACTTGAAAACTATTCTTTTACATTCTAATGTTGATTTAGACATTAAACACATATAAAGCAGGCAGGCAGGCTGgatgttcgatgaaatgcctcaatGAATATGATGCTTtaatttttgttcaatttcataaTAAACCAAGTTTGAAAATCGACCAACtataaaacacaaaaacaacataaactaataaattatattttattttattataaaaaaacttCAAATCCATACATATAAGCTTACAAACGATGCTTTACTCAACCAAACTTACACCACCATTATTCCAACATCTTCTTAACTCACAAATTCTCACATTATTTCCCCCCTTCTTTTCGCCCTTCTTTCCCACCACCCTGACCCTGGCCCTGGTCACCCATTTCATGGGCTGTATGCTGTATCTTCTGGCCCAAATCCTTCGTCTTCTGGCCCGTATACTCCCCCACATCCTGCAACTTCCCCTTCACATAATCCATCTGGTCCGGAACCGACATTGTCGACCGCCTCACCATATTAAACAAATACGACAACGAGCTTAACCCCGTTAACCCGAACGTACCCGAAGTCAAAAACCCGGTAACCGCAAGCCCAATCGCTATCATCGCTGGAACAATAACAGGGCTGAATATAACAAACAGCGGAGTCGCGAGAGCGAGCCCGATAACCGTCCCGACGAGGGTGATACCGGCTAAACCAAACAAGATTCCGGTTATTGGAAGTAAGGCCATGATGACCATTATCTTGCCGGTTGAGGGGCCTTGTTGCTGGTGCTGTGGGTGGG encodes:
- the LOC110921783 gene encoding oleosin-like, producing MATTTYDRHHVTTTQPQYRHDQHTGDRLTHPQHQQQGPSTGKIMVIMALLPITGILFGLAGITLVGTVIGLALATPLFVIFSPVIVPAMIAIGLAVTGFLTSGTFGLTGLSSLSYLFNMVRRSTMSVPDQMDYVKGKLQDVGEYTGQKTKDLGQKIQHTAHEMGDQGQGQGGGKEGRKEGGK